In one Gossypium hirsutum isolate 1008001.06 chromosome D09, Gossypium_hirsutum_v2.1, whole genome shotgun sequence genomic region, the following are encoded:
- the LOC107892797 gene encoding probable leucine-rich repeat receptor-like protein kinase At1g35710, producing the protein MVAQSTAEVEYVAAANVVNQAIWLRKILADLNLQQREATEIYCNNKSAVAIAKNPIFNDRTKHFNIKLHVIREMEQAQEVKLIHCNSEEQVGDIFTEALCVSRFNNLRNQIGVSSMEAKEEYDADVPQVQHYQLFLKEHVVFKKVSQLPNEKETIYRALDKWVAWETEFPLIAAVKALQIFKKRSQWLRVIETTIFLISIAGIVTVADPSPLSFEAIAMINLSYEFIIEVGDRFGKLNFSSFPNLVLLDLSDRQLGGKIPHQIGNLSALKHLDLSRCGLSGNLVNLVSLNLSGTSLSGNIPPFLGLLTNLRHLLLARNQFDNGNNTISLLSISLQCNKLPASRAAAVMLTYLYLDNNKLVGSIPFPLYQLTNLETLYLPSNQLEGSIPSALECLIPEEIGNLANLTSLSLSQNKLSGSIPEEIGRLFHLSNVNLSFNQLSGSIPILSATKLRIIDAGNNCNKISLDPFEGNSRLSPFMCPSPNYDGKIAYEDIVAPTEDFDFSYCMGVGGYGSVYRAQLPCGKVVALKKLHRLEAEIPAFDKSFRNEIKFLTEIQHQSMVKLHGFCLHRRSMFLIYEYMEKGSLFCNLRDEVEAVEMDWTKRVEIIKGIVHALSYLHYDCSPPIVRRDISSNNVLLNSSFEAFVADFGAAKTMDLESSNQTIIVGTCGYNLPIRWLSPKNVMSIVLECMGKHPEEVLSWLSSSTSLVNTRLIDVLDSRLPLPMSQLVAQNLARIATLAFACLNPQPKSRPTMKEVCEEFLCVQTSLGIPLRMISFLQLVNREMHIGDRTETCNVHALVLD; encoded by the exons ATGGTGGCTCAGTCAACAGCAGAAGTTGAATATGTTGCAGCTGCTAATGTagttaatcaagccatttggttGAGAAAGATTCTAGCCGATTTGAACCTACAACAAAGAGAAGCAACAGAGATATACTGTAATAACaagtctgctgttgcaattgcaaagaatcctatTTTCAATGACAGAACGAAGCATTTCAACATCAAGCTACATGTGAtaagggagatggaacaagctcAAGAGGTGAAActgattcattgcaattcagaaGAACAGGTTGGTGATATCTTCACAGAAGCCCTTTGTGTGTCAAGGTTCAACAATTTAAGAAACCAAATAGGAGTCAGCAGCATGGAAGCTAAGGAGGAGT ATGATGCTGATGTTCCTCAAGTGCAACACTATCAGCTTTTTCTGAAAGAACATGTTGTTTTTAAGAAG GTTTCTCAACTTCCCAATGAAAAAGAGACAATTTATAGAGCATTGGACAAATGGGTAGCTTGGGAGACTGAGTTTCCATTGATTGCAGCTGTAAAAGCTTTACAAATTTTCAAGAAGAGGAGCCAATGGTTGCGTGTTATTGAA ACTACCATCTTTCTAATTTCCATTGCCGGAATTGTGACAGTAGCAGATCCATCGCCTTTGTCGTTCGAAGCCATAGCTATG ATTAACTTATCTTATGAGTTCATTATTGAGGTTGGAGATAGATTTGGGAAATTGAATTTCTCTTCATTTCCAAATCTTGTCCTTCTTGATCTTAGTGATCGTCAACTTGGTGGAAAAATCCCGCATCAGATAGGTAATCTATCAGCATTGAAGCACCTTGACTTGTCCAGATGTGGTTTATCCG GGAATCTAGTGAACCTTGTCagtttaaatttgagtggaaccAGTCTTAGTGGAAACATTCCACCATTTCTTGGGCTATTGACCAACCTTAGGCATCTACTTTTGGCTAGGAATCAATTTGATAATGGGAATAATACAATCTCTCTGTTGAGCATTAGCCTGCAATGCAACAAACTACCAGCATCGAGAGCAGCAGCAGTAATGCTTACAT ATTTGTATCTGGACAACAACAAACTGGTTGGTTCAATACCTTTTCCCTTGTACCAGTTAACCAATTTGGAAACTTTGTACCTTCCAAGTAATCAACTTGAAGGTTCCATCCCTTCTGCTTTGG AATGTCTTATTCCCGAAGAGATTGGGAATTTAGCAAATTTAACTTCATTAAGCCTCTCCCAAAACAAGCTGAGTGGTTCAATCCCTGAAGAAATTGGTAGGCTTTTTCACCTATCAAATGTAAACCTCAGCTTCAACCAACTCTCAGGTAGTATCCCTATCTTGTCTGCCACTAAGCTTCGCATTATCGATGCTGGAAATAATTGTAACAAGATTTCTCTCGATCCATTTGAAGGCAATAGTCGTCTATCACCCTTTATGTGTCCTTCTCCA AACTATGATGGAAAGATAGCATACGAGGATATTGTTGCACCAACAGAGGATTTCGACTTTTCATACTGTATGGGAGTTGGTGGTTATGGAAGTGTTTACAGAGCACAACTACCTTGTGGTAAAGTAGTTGCCTTGAAGAAACTTCATCGTTTAGAAGCTGAAATTCCAGCCTTTGACAAGAGCTTCAGGAATGAGATCAAGTTTCTAACAGAAATACAACATCAAAGCATGGTAAAGCTTCATGGGTTTTGTCTACACCGACGGTCCATGTTTTTGATCTATGAGTACATGGAAAAAGGGAGTTTGTTCTGCAACCTAAGAGATGAAGTGGAAGCTGTGGAAATGGATTGGACAAAAAGAGTGGAGATCATCAAGGGAATAGTGCATGCTTTGTCTTACTTGCACTATGATTGCAGCCCTCCAATAGTTCGTCGAGACATATCAAGTAACAATGTTCTTTTAAACTCGAGCTTTGAGGCCTTTGTAGCTGACTTTGGGGCTGCTAAAACGATGGATCTCGAATCATCCAATCAGACCATTATTGTGGGCACATGTGGTTAT AACTTGCCTATACGATGGTTGTCACCAAAAAATGTGATGTCTATAGTTTTGGAGTGCATGGGAAAGCATCCAGAAGAAGTGCTATCATGGTTGTCATCATCAACTTCTTTGGTAAATACGAGGCTAATTGATGTGCTAGACAGCCGTTTACCACTTCCGATGAGCCAATTAGTTGCACAAAATCTTGCTCGCATTGCTACTTTGGCATTTGCTTGCCTAAATCCACAACCCAAATCTCGACCAACGATGAAAGAGGTGTGCGAAGAGTTTCTTTGTGTCCAAACATCCTTGGGAATTCCCCTTCGAATGATCTCTTTTTTACAACTTGTGAACCGTGAAATGCATATTGGAGATAGAACTGAAACTTGTAATGTTCATGCACTTGTTCTTGATTAG